From a region of the Coffea arabica cultivar ET-39 chromosome 3e, Coffea Arabica ET-39 HiFi, whole genome shotgun sequence genome:
- the LOC113736289 gene encoding kinesin-like protein KIN-12C, translating into MSGDNSTSCVGSMSRTNPSSSPGNENDSSDPLIQMPAGPSPPPPPSRAPLNSIPDPSQIQHDLGHNNNSNNKEKSASGAGTKCKSDAAAHTPPHSLTPTTQKLQQSHQLLVVSNSRPNATPRRGPKPTSDPTSAPATPASSSKPIHHPLRISNVGPKGAIFSRGISVPYPDPHQLQHVPHFDLPQDHSFWKHHNVQVLIRIRPISNIEKVSQGYARCLRQESAKSLVWLGHPETRFTFDHIACETISQEKLFTVAGLPMVDNCMSGYNSCMFAYGQTGSGKTHTMMGDIGQMAGKLNEDCGITPRIFEYLFTRISEEENNRRNEGLKYSCKCSFLEIYNEQITDLLEPSSTNLQLREDLKKGVYVENLTEYSVRTVDDVLRLLLQGAANRKIAATHMNSESSRSHSVFTCIIESRWEKDSMTHIRFGRLNLVDLAGSERQKSSGAEGDRLKEAANINKSLSTLGLVIMSLVDLAQGKNRHVPYRDSRLTFLLQDSLGGNSKTTIIANVSPSICSANETLSTLKFAQRAKLIQNNAKVNEDASGDVIALQRQIQQLKGQLSILLNHSHDSEYLSNHTPSCKESYLGTFLEELDSSEQMIMHDNHGTQSGRRKKTMFSKATLLGALRREKLAELEVKRLKAEMEQLNSLVHQLELDAQHAKMILRSRDERIKHLELLADGFVSADAYILNENNALREEIELLQSRIGKNPELARSALENIRLLEQLRLFKEFYGQGERETLLAEISELRDELSDILEAEESCVHSHSSPCKENQETRAEKELNKQRDLNSNLVREVDELQRELGKFIDCNLPTSDSSCLQAREMLPRSCSVDELASCILQEECASLCEDGQHMERALVLQCSEIQKELKDARSVIEAMESKQLCLIEELEFLRNENDKLMETLQNQQNGEGKHRPEPEHCNMQSGFVLDEDLNFVTEGENDSCTLVLQAKLVKLSKDLQHAQLLNSQYLKDHATGLSQQSQAESIQEDVEIETTRTILHLQEEIATLQSELQGRIKSLEEENGSLRNCIAAKDGEMEVLCSEWERATLELTNFLLDGSKSIGDASSQIESIGSLFPCDNVWVSEHVERAAKLCVEKEESMFLLKRSLEDAQTTVLEMDQKLNSLRGATMVLSEAQQIKHLESNLIYHEGPITEVKRYADYNFLEMKTNFHQPMVVLWDNVEKNVPSADAHTSVTAEVNADIELAYYGLLEAESAISISRVDAENHFMSLQSDIHETFSLYKELIQDLVNDIHDMRRNFVKLNVNYGSVDIHTSGSPLVHTLRVLEHENGHNMLHQILGELAEVNKRLNSMNAYLSGIAYSCQSPAEVNGWSTDFSSSNSSADSGLASKQIAVNRYGQYLEKKTEQTFDLEPEESFVVSSKYQESGHSRLVQTLDCDRLTSFCLRKEFRAAYDALSKINDQLTAIFSEEDTWDGSTSGVCFNNSHLFITNKEHHFVSDENEQVIMPNAGAMIQSHEEITQMADASCSLTREFNSYYKINQADSFFSKFEEAQATVKEADYMLNALLKSNDDAKQLTSAWKQVGNELMIQKANLFEEINLLKSSIHFKESENEMLQHQIHFILTEIASLMFLIEGSFQKDVENLCKTSYCDTILMIKETLNNISSLRSLLEEISAEVRENGIISFVFNERYLGKIYDEIRRLNKNSDFLASTREEGLTVMQNSGKESASYRNESEVKLAQGEEEGCQYEFVNRSEAGEDDLINEHLELKREVERKEVLLKGLLFDLSLLQESASSTKEAKDEIEKLHAALNQVRNELKMKTSQLDNMLIKHKTLEGRLMEAENALCVSHSDLEEVRGTLDILSEENAELRMLLKDVYLKKSETEQQLEEQRESVKDLEDEILRMASSAEEKMASSIKDIKDDMKRVTTERNQLLDQLQSLQDKLDMAYAVADEKEAIALEACQESEASKVYAEQKEEEVKILEHSVEELDSTINVLEKKVSEMEEEVERYRQVRDSLEVELHGLRERLLMVESITEDLDSSRELSENQFLRSISPFTSLLGSVELHEALSQIRILEEEKDKLAKEIKQYREYISEVVVHAEAQASQYQQKYKSLEAMIHEVRTDSSDVICGAPTLDKTEKTSVRSRGSSSPFRCIASLVQQMNMEKDQELSIAKFRIEELEALVASRQKEVCLLNTRLASVESMTHDVIRDLLGVKLDITNYADLVSQNRLQKLVEEAQHQAKQYIVMEKEVLELRRRINDLVEERERCVLEVNRREADVLATHMILEQVRERDQLLTAQNEMLKADKTNLQRRVAELDDMVKKLIGRQNIVVQKQQQTSSFARLKG; encoded by the exons atgtcGGGAGACAACTCTACCTCTTGCGTTGGATCAATGTCTCGAACCAATCCTTCTTCATCCCCCGGGAATGAAAACGACTCCTCGGATCCTTTGATTCAGATGCCAGCCGgcccttctcctcctcctcctccttccagGGCACCGCTCAATTCCATTCCCGATCCATCCCAAATTCAACATGACTTGGGCCATAACAATAACAGTAACAATAAGGAAAAATCTGCCTCCGGTGCTGGCACTAAATGTAAATCCGACGCTGCTGCTCATACTCCTCCTCATTCTCTTACTCCTACTACGCAAAAACTACAGCAATCACATCAGCTTCTGGTCGTCTCAAATTCCAGACCAAACGCAACCCCCAGGAGAGGACCCAAACCTACTTCCGACCCTACTTCTGCTCCAGCCACTCCCGCTTCTTCTTCTAAGCCCATTCATCACCCCCTTAGGATTTCCAATGTCGGACCAAAAGGGGCCATCTTTTCCAGAGGGATTTCCGTTCCCTATCCCGACCCCCACCAACTCCAGCACGTTCCCCATTTCGACCTGCCTCAAGACCATTCCTTTTGGAAACACCACAACGTCCAG GTCTTGATTCGAATTCGACCCATAAGTAACATTGAAAAGGTGTCCCAAGGCTACGCCAGATGTTTGAGACAGGAGAGTGCCAAATCACTGGTCTGGCTTGGCCACCCTGAAACGCGATTTACCTTCGACCACATTGCTTGTGAAACTATTTCCCAG GAAAAACTTTTCACTGTTGCCGGATTGCCTATGGTGGACAATTGTATGTCTGGATATAATAGTTGCATGTTTGCATATGGTCAG ACTGGCAGTGGGAAGACACACACAATGATGGGTGACATAGGTCAAATGGCTGGAAAGCTCAATGAGGATTGTGGGATTACCCCTCGTATTTTTGAATACTTGTTTACAAGAATTAGTGAG GAAGAGAACAACAGAAGAAATGAGGGACTCAAATACAGCTGCAAATGTTCCTTTCTGGAGATATACAATGAGCAGATCACGGATCTTCTTGAGCCTTCATCGACTAATTTGCAA CTCAGAGAGGATTTGAAGAAAGGCGTGTATGTTGAAAATCTTACTGAGTACAGTGTTAGAACAGTTGATGATGTTCTGAGACTTTTGTTACAG GGTGCTGCAAATAGGAAAATTGCAGCAACTCATATGAACAGCGAAAGCAGCAGATCCCACAGTGTTTTTACATGCATCATTGAGAGTCGATGGGAGAAAGACTCCATGACCCACATTAGATTTGGGAGGTTAAATTTAGTAGATCTTGCTGGTTCTGAAAg GCAGAAGAGCTCTGGTGCTGAAGGAGACCGCTTGAAAGAAGCCGCAAACATAAACAAATCATTGTCAACTCTTgg ATTGGTCATAATGTCTCTGGTGGATTTAGCACAAGGGAAAAACAGACATGTTCCCTACAGGGACTCTAGGCTAACGTTTCTTCTCCAG GATTCACTCGGCGGTAACTCTAAAACTACAATTATTGCGAATGTCAGCCCATCTATTTG CTCAGCAAATGAGACATTGAGCACCTTAAAGTTTGCTCAACGAGCAAAACTCATTCAGAACAAT GCTAAGGTTAATGAAGATGCTTCTGGTGATGTAATAGCATTACAACGCCAAATCCAACAACTGAAG GGTCAGCTGTCTATTCTGTTAAATCATAGCCATGATTCAGAGTATTTGTCCAATCATACACCAAGTTGCAAAGAATCCTATTTGGGAACCTTTCTTGAGGAATTGGACTCATCTGAGCAAATGATTATGCATGATAATCATGGAACACAGAGTGGCAGAAGGAAGAAG ACAATGTTCTCCAAAGCTACTTTACTCGGTGCCTTGAGAAGGGAGAAACTGGCTGAATTAGAAGTCAAGAGATTAAAAGCAGAAATGGAGCAGCTAAATAGTTTG GTTCATCAACTTGAATTAGATGCTCAACATGCTAAAATGATTCTGAGGTCCCGTGATGAAAGGATAAAGCACTTGGAACTACTTGCAGATGGTTTTGTATCTGCTGATGCTTATATTCTGAATGAAAACAATGCTTTAAGAGAAGAAATTGAACTACTCCAATCACGAATTGGGAAGAATCCGGAACTGGCACGATCTGCATTGGAGAATATTAGACTTCTTGAGCAACTCAGATT GTTTAAAGAATTTTATGGACAAGGAGAAAGAGAAACACTTCTAGCTGAAATATCAGAACTACGGGATGAG TTATCTGACATTCTTGAAGCTGAAGAAAGCTGTGTACATTCTCATTCATctccatgcaaagaaaatcaG GAAACTAGAGCTGAAAAGGAATTAAACAAACAGAGGGACTTGAATTCTAACTTAGTCAG GGAAGTTGATGAATTGCAGAGGGAACTTGGGAAATTTATCGACTGTAACCTACCTACTTCTGATTCA AGTTGTTTGCAGGCCAGAGAGATGCTTCCCAGAAGTTGTTCTGTAGATGAATTGGCATCTTGCATCCTACAAGAGGAATGTGCTTCATTGTGTGAGGATGGGCAACACATGGAGAGAGCACTGGTTTTGCAGTGCAGTGAGATTCAAAAAGAGCTGAAGGATGCAAGATCGGTGATCGAAGCTATGGAATCAAAGCAACTCTGCTTGATCGAAGAGCTAGAATTTTTGCGCAATGAAAATGATAAATTGATGGAAACGTTGCAAAACCAGCAAAATGGGGAGGGCAAGCATAGGCCTGAACCTGAGCACTGTAATATGCAGAGTGGTTTTGTACTAGACGAAGACTTAAATTTTGTTACAGAGGGTGAAAATGACTCCTGCACATTGGTCTTGCAAGCTAAGTTGGTCAAGTTGTCTAAGGATCTTCAGCATGCTCAGTTGCTGAATAGCCAATATCTAAAGGATCATGCCACGGGCTTATCTCAGCAATCCCAAGCTGAATCAATCCAGGAAGATGTAGAGATTGAAACAACCAGAACAATCCTCCACTTGCAGGAAGAGATTGCTACACTGCAGTCAGAACTCCAAGGGAGAATAAAGTCCttggaggaagaaaatggaagTCTAAGAAATTGTATAGCAGCAAAGGACGGTGAAATGGAGGTATTGTGTTCTGAATGGGAAAGGGCAACTTTGGAGCTAACCAACTTTCTTTTAGATGGCTCGAAGTCAATTGGAGATGCTTCTTCACAGATAGAGAGTATTGGTAGTTTATTTCCCTGTGATAATGTTTGGGTCAGTGAACATGTGGAGAGAGCTGCTAAATTGTGTgttgagaaggaagaaagtatGTTTCTTCTAAAAAGGAGTTTGGAAGATGCACAAACGACAGTCTTGGAGATGGATCAGAAATTGAATTCCTTGAGAGGTGCAACAATGGTTTTGTCTGAAGCTCAGCAGATAAAGCATTTAGAATCCAACCTGATATACCATGAGGGTCCAATAACTGAGGTTAAAAGATATGCCGATTATAATTTCTTAGAGATGAAAACGAATTTCCATCAGCCAATGGTGGTTCTCTGGGACAATGTTGAGAAGAACGTGCCATCAGCTGATGCACATACTTCAGTGACAGCAGAGGTGAATGCTGATATTGAGTTGGCATACTATGGATTGCTCGAGGCTGAGAGTGCAATTAGCATATCTCGTGTAGATGCAGAAAATCATTTTATGTCCCTTCAGTCTGACATCCATGAAACATTTTCTCTATACAAGGAATTAATTCAGGATCTTGTGAACGATATCCATGATATGAGGAGGAACTTTGTGAAACTAAATGTAAATTATGGAAGTGTTGATATTCATACATCTGGAAGTCCATTAGTTCATACCCTTAGGGTTCTTGAGCATGAGAATGGGCATAATATGTTGCATCAGATTTTAGGTGAACTTGCTGAAGTAAATAAAAGACTGAATTCAATGAATGCATACCTTTCTGGAATTGCATATTCATGTCAGTCGCCAGCAGAAGTTAATGGATGGAGCACGGATTTTTCAAGTTCTAATTCGTCAGCCGACAGTGGTCTTGCATCAAAGCAAATTGCCGTGAATCGTTATGGTCAATACCTCGAAAAGAAAACTGAACAAACATTTGACCTAGAGCCTGAAGAAAGTTTCGTTGTTTCTTCTAAATATCAAGAATCAGGACACTCAAGGCTAGTCCAAACACTGGATTGTGATCGACTAACTTCTTTTTGCTTGAGAAAGGAATTCAGAGCAGCATATGATGCTTTGTCAAAAATAAATGATCAGTTGACTGCAATTTTCAGTGAAGAAGACACATGGGATGGCTCTACCTCAGGTGTCTGCTTCAACAATTCACATTTATTCATCACAAACAAAGAGCACCACTTTGTTAGCGATGAAAATGAACAAGTGATCATGCCAAATGCAGGTGCTATGATACAAAGTCATGAGGAGATAACACAGATGGCTGATGCTAGCTGCAGTCTTACAAGAGAG TTTAATTCTTATTACAAAATTAATCAGGCAGACAGCTTCTTTAGCAAATTTGAGGAAGCTCAAGCAACTGTGAAGGAGGCtgattatatgttaaatgctttattgaAATCAAATGATGATGCAAAACAGTTGACTTCTGCTTGGAAACAGGTTGGAAATGAGTTGATGATACAGAAAGCAAACTTGTTTGAAGAGATCAATCTACTGAAATCCTCTATTCATTTTAAAGagagtgaaaatgaaatgctgcAACACCAAATTCATTTCATCCTGACAGAAATTGCAAGTTTAATGTTTCTGATAGAAGGTTCCTTTCAAAAGGATGTTGAAAATCTGTGTAAGACATCATATTGTGATACCATTTTGATGATAAAGGAGACACTCAACAACATTTCCAGTTTGAGATCattgttggaggagatttcaGCTGAGGTCAGGGAAAATGGCATTATCTCTTTTGTGTTCAATGAGCGCTATTTGGGGAAGATTTATGATGAAATCAGAAGGCTAAACAAAAATTCAGATTTCCTTGCTTCAACTCGTGAAGAAGGACTTACTGTTATGCAGAACTCAGGAAAAGAGAGTGCGAGTTATAGGAATGAAAGCGAGGTTAAACTAGCACAAGGTGAAGAGGAAGGGTGTCAATATGAATTTGTCAATAGATCAGAAGCAGGAGAGGATGACCTGATAAATGAACATTTGGAGCTGAAGAGAGAAGTGGAACGAAAAGAAGTTTTATTGAAAGGTTTACTTTTTGATTTAAGCTTGTTGCAAGAATCTGCTAGCAGTACAAAGGAGGCCAAGgatgaaattgaaaagttaCATGCAGCTTTGAACCAAGTTAGGAATGAGCTAAAGATGAAAACAAGTCAGCTTGATAACATGCTTATAAAGCATAAAACACTTGAAGGCCGTTTAATGGAGGCTGAAAATGCTTTGTGTGTCTCACATTCTGATTTAGAGGAGGTGAGAGGCACATTAGATATCTTGTCGGAAGAAAATGCTGAGTTGAGAATGCTCTTAAAGGATGTTTATCTAAAGAAGTCAGAAACAGAGCAACAACTGGAAGAACAAAGAGAAAGTGTGAAAGACTTAGAAGATGAAATCCTCCGCATGGCTTCTTCAGCAGAGGAAAAAATGGCCTCTTCAATAAAAGACATCAAGGATGATATGAAAAGGGTGACTACAGAAAGAAATCAACTTCTTGATCAACTTCAATCTCTACAGGACAAGCTCGATATGGCATATGCAGTAGCTGATGAAAAGGAGGCTATTGCCTTAGAAGCGTGCCAG GAATCAGAAGCTAGTAAAGTGTATGCTGAGCAGAAGGAAGAGGAAGTAAAGATTTTAGAACACTCAGTGGAGGAACTTGACAGCACCATCAATGTACTGGAAAAGAAG GTTTCTGAAATGGAAGAAGAGGTAGAAAGATATCGCCAAGTAAGAGATTCTTTGGAAGTGGAACTCCATGGTCTGAGAGAAAGATTGTTGATGGTTGAAAGCATAACTGAAGATTTGGACTCAAGTAGAGAGCTGTCAGAAAATCAATTCTTGAGATCTATAAGTCCCTTTACTTCGCTTTT GGGAAGTGTGGAACTTCACGAGGCTCTGAGTCAAATAAGAATtcttgaagaagaaaaggataAACTAGCTAAGGAG ATCAAGCAATATAGAGAATACATCTCTGAAGTTGTTGTGCATGCTGAAGCCCAGGCATCGCAGTATCAACAGAAG TACAAAAGCTTGGAGGCAATGATTCATGAAGTCAGAACAGATTCATCCGATGTAATATGTGGAGCACCAACGCTGGATAAAACAGAGAAAACTTCAGTGAGATCAAGGGGCTCAAGCTCACCATTCAGATGCATTGCAAGTTTGGTGCAGCAGATGAATATGGAGAAAGATCAGGAATTGTCAATTGCCAAGTTTCGTATAGAAGAACTCGAGGCATTAGTGGCTAGTAGGCAGAAAGAG GTATGTTTGCTGAACACTAGACTGGCTTCAGTGGAAAGCATGACTCATGATGTCATTCGGGATCTGCTTGGTGTCAAATTAGACATAACAAACTATGCG GACTTGGTATCTCAGAATCGGCTTCAAAAGTTAGTTGAGGAGGCTCAGCACCAAGCAAAGCAATATATTGTGATG GAGAAAGAGGTTCTGGAGCTGAGGAGGCGAATCAATGACTTAGTCGAGGAAAGAGAAAG ATGCGTTTTGGAAGTAAATAGAAGAGAAGCGGACGTCCTTGCCACACATATGATCCTAGAACAAGTACGGGAACGAGATCAGTTGCTGACTGCACAAAATGAGATGTTAAAA GCAGACAAAACAAACTTACAGAGGAGGGTTGCTGAGCTAGATGATATGGTGAAGAAACTGATTGGTAGACAGAATATTGTTGTGCAAAAGCAGCAACAAACGAGTAGCTTTGCAAGGCTAAAAGGATAA